A portion of the Fulvia fulva chromosome 1, complete sequence genome contains these proteins:
- a CDS encoding Tat-binding 7: MAKRERPFDPNRSDSDDLDFNDEPSSPRARPHKRARKSHKGSPTKRPAKRRREAYNDSDIDPDSNEPSEEEDSFAESDEDSEPVETNPRTGRGVRSAAKKRKNYEESDEEAGELLNSESEVDRHTPARPKGKRSARAERLQKRTLVVKLKVPPFTMVKDKVVPRSTRASSRQLKREPTPQATRSAPGMTRRSSRLSHDEEQPLVALTDSGKHELVTRTGTVTPEPEGSRRPSRGGKGLASKKPPSAIFEVSQEDSVANDPVGTIEQTEEGEKFFSQLQDAAGGQDAQQVSRTSPATSAVKEDDIRMEYEEEDEEEQVVQESQHDPDDNDDDDEPVSKGGRSLRPRRKASTPPTSQPANNNARRSLRNRKSGGIEQSSDFEPDAEGEADVEEEGMSDSDELLKPPRGRSSAEASSQGGRRSGRLRGKTTSNGSRSRRSPEEDELDPEEIADEAAELDEDNRRIRRERPRKQRSQRQEISFEPTSLRNRANRPDYRILRPELLLPIEDDDAPAVATTTPQRNRRGGGGGGRAGAQYRSLFSTFGPFGGAGGPPPILGGPDGAGATGGVDSDSSDDEAAMRGQQSGVGGTVGMTPTSAFPKPFVAQAHNSDPIQGPGGGPPGLGKVKDKKALADADPLGVDTNVTFDGVGGLDGHINQLKEMVMLPLLYPEAFQQFKITPPRGVLFHGPPGTGKTLLARALASSVSTHGQKVTFYMRKGADALSKWVGEAEKQLRLLFEEARKNQPSIIFFDEIDGLAPVRSSKQEQIHASIVATLLALMDGMDGRGQVIVIGATNRPDSVDPALRRPGRFDREFYFPLPDVMGRRKILDIHTKGWEPPLKDEFKDQLAEVTRGYGGADLRALCTEAALNAIQGTFPQIYSSDEKLIIDVTKIKVLAKDFMISVNKIVPSSERSAASGAVPLKKDIEPLLRQPLKEIGEYIEQTVPRKRKATALEEAMYDDRDDELGFEKETMHRNFESSRVFRPRLLIKGHVGMGQQYLGAALLTKFEGLHVQNFDMATLMKDSSRSPEAAVVQLFEEVKRHKPSVIYIPNVNIWWDTLADSVKRTFVGLLRSLPPNDPVLLLGMMELYQDDEPDPHMLRDLFGFASKNQYKLDRPCEEARGEFWRAILDFVKKTPSEFPEPENRKKRKLAELPVAPVPAAPTGPTKADLKAQKKKDHQTLNMLKLLIQPVMDQIKLKYRKFRNHIIDENTIGYLYDEQDPMVLSTDLTEEQKQQQLLFRPFEKDTDDKGNEGLREQSTGKFYYNLEIVTIETRLSNGYYKRPKDFLGDIKKLAKDAKTSGDQERTLKANEMLANVEVDMTTLESQHPALIAECEAVYHREQERIQKAEQKRAEAQGRGETVPKIIANVPPQGTSNTTTETSGPVMLGQAVPGRQLFPTTPNKPQYPPSVQWSTTQTNGSHPSQHTNGSTVPSKPQEDSEMLDSHVETQEHQPAQTAPPQRGQAQSPDQSQSQPQGAYYHKIGQSQPAAGVQTEQNSASTASGNKTSDRSSGGSVNTTNSNGAIMHPDFSIYGAAGGSSQLPDTQPPSLASQPGAGSQHNSNSSGGSQPSASSQQMGPPQPRPATRPPSFANISNILNKDDDDEEEGTTHDDIDESILRASQKYILDAESLERFHGELVEKSSGLSLEQLEQVNAALMDVIWRQRGEWNRDLVWHEVQQCFNDTIRDIEELQEIMDPKSLATA, translated from the exons AGCAACGAGCCGAGCGAAGAGGAAGACTCATTCGCAGAATCCGACGAAGACAGCGAGCCCGTCGAGACGAATCCTCGTACTGGCAGAGGAGTGCGATCCGCCGCGAAGAAGCGGAAGAACTATGAGGAGAGCGACGAAGAGGCAGGCGAGTTGTTGAACAGTGAAAGCGAGGTCGATCGTCACACGCCTGCAAGACCCAAGGGGAAGAGGTCGGCACGCGCCGAGCGACTGCAGAAACGCACTCTGGTCGTCAAGCTCAAAGTCCCCCCATTCACAATGGTCAAAGACAAGGTCGTTCCGCGCAGTACACGCGCCTCTAGTCGCCAGCTCAAGCGCGAGCCGACACCCCAGGCGACGAGATCTGCTCCTGGCATGACGCGAAGAAGCAGTCGCTTGTCGCATGACGAGGAACAGCCGCTGGTTGCTCTGACTGACTCTGGCAAGCACGAGCTCGTGACTAGAACGGGTACCGTTACGCCAGAGCCAGAGGGCAGTCGCAGACCTTCAAGAGGCGGCAAAGGACTTGCGTCTAAGAAACCACCAAGCGCGATCTTCGAGGTGTCTCAGGAGGACTCCGTCGCAAATGATCCCGTTGGTACCATCGAGCAGACTGAAGAGGGCGAGAAGTTCTTCTCTCAGCTACAAGACGCGGCCGGCGGTCAAGACGCGCAGCAGGTCTCACGAACATCTCCTGCCACATCCGCCGTAAAGGAGGACGATATTCGCATGGAATACGAGGAAGAGGATGAAGAAGAGCAGGTTGTGCAGGAGTCACAGCACGATCCAGACGACAATGACGATGACGACGAACCAGTCTCGAAGGGCGGACGATCGTTGAGACCTCGACGTAAGGCGTCGACGCCGCCAACATCCCAGCCTGCGAACAACAATGCGCGGCGCTCATTACGGAACAGGAAGTCCGGCGGCATCGAACAGAGCAGTGACTTCGAGCCTGATGCGGAAGGCGAAGCTGACGTGGAAGAGGAGGGAATGTCGGATTCAGACGAGCTGCTCAAACCACCCCGGGGCAGAAGTAGCGCTGAAGCGAGCTCGCAAGGTGGTAGAAGATCTGGCAGACTACGCGGCAAGACAACTTCGAATGGCAGCCGTTCGCGGCGTTCGCCGGAAGAGGATGAGCTTGACCCTGAAGAGATTGCCGACGAAGCTGCAGAGCTGGACGAGGACAACAGACGGATCAGACGGGAGCGACCTCGGAAACAGAGATCACAACGTCAAGAGATTTCCTTTGAGCCTACCAGTCTGCGGAATCGTGCAAATAGGCCTGATTACCGTATCCTCCGGCCTGAGCTTCTTCTCCCTATCGAGGATGACGATGCGCCGGCCGTGGCAACGACCACACCTCAGCGAAACAGGCGTGGAGGTGGTGGTGGCGGCAGAGCTGGAGCTCAGTATCGAAGCTTGTTCTCGACTTTCGGCCCCTTCGGCGGTGCTGGCGGACCACCACCCATCCTCGGCGGTCCAGATGGTGCAGGCGCTACCGGCGGTGTCGACTCTGACAGCAGTGACGATGAAGCCGCCATGCGAGGACAGCAGAGCGGTGTTGGTGGCACAGTTGGCATGACTCCGACTTCAGCATTCCCCAAGCCCTTTGTGGCTCAGGCTCACAACTCTGACCCCATACAAGGTCCAGGAGGTGGACCTCCAGGACTCGGGAAGGTCAAAGACAAGAAGGCTCTTGCAGATGCAGATCCGCTTGGCGTTGATACCAATGTCACATTCGATGGCGTGGGTGGTCTTGATGGTCACATCAATCAGCTCAAAGAGATGGTGATGCTGCCTCTGCTGTATCCCGAGGCTTTTCAACAATTCAAGATCACGCCTCCGCGTGGTGTACTCTTCCACGGACCTCCAGGTACCGGTAAAACGCTACTCGCACGTGCTCTGGCCAGCAGTGTCAGCACCCATGGACAGAAGGTGACTTTCTATATGCGCAAGGGTGCTGATGCTCTGAGCAAGTGGGTCGGTGAAGCAGAGAAGCAACTTCGTCTGCTTTTCGAAGAGGCTCGCAAGAACCAGCCTAGTATCATATTCTTCGACGAAATCGATGGACTGGCGCCTGTTCGTTCAAGCAAGCAGGAGCAAATTCATGCTTCCATCGTGGCAACTCTTCTTGCGTTGATGGACGGCATGGATGGCAGAGGCCAGGTCATTGTTATTGGCGCCACCAACAGACCGGACTCGGTTGATCCTGCACTGCGAAGGCCTGGCCGCTTTGATAGGGAGTTCTACTTCCCGCTGCCAGACGTCATGGGTCGGCGCAAGATCTTGGACATTCACACAAAAGGCTGGGAGCCTCCACTCAAGGATGAGTTCAAGGACCAACTGGCTGAAGTTACACGTGGATACGGTGGAGCTGACCTTCGTGCTCTCTGCACCGAAGCTGCTCTTAACGCCATTCAGGGCACGTTCCCGCAAATCTACTCCAGTGACGAGAAGCTCATCATTGATGTTACAAAGATCAAGGTCTTGGCGAAAGACTTCATGATCTCAGTAAACAAGATCGTGCCGTCCTCGGAACGATCTGCTGCATCCGGAGCGGTGCCGCTGAAAAAGGACATCGAGCCGCTGTTGCGTCAACCCTTGAAGGAGATCGGCGAGTACATTGAGCAGACAGTGCCTCGCAAGCGGAAAGCTACAGCGCTTGAAGAGGCGATGTACGATGACCGCGATGATGAACTGGGATTCGAGAAAGAGACTATGCATCGCAACTTTGAATCGTCTCGCGTCTTTCGACCACGGCTTCTCATCAAGGGCCATGTTGGGATGGGTCAGCAATACCTTGGCGCAGCGCTTCTTACAAAGTTTGAAGGCCTGCATGTGCAGAACTTTGACATGGCTACCTTGATGAAGGACTCCAGCCGG TCGCCCGAAGCAGCAGTTGTGCAGCTTTTCGAAGAAGTGAAGAGGCACAAGCCGAGTGTCATCTACATACCCAACGTCAATATCTGGTGGGACACGCTCGCCGACTCCGTTAAGAGAACATTTGTTGGCCTACTCAGAAGTCTGCCCCCAAACGACCCTGTCCTGTTGCTTGGCATGATGGAGCTCTATCAAGATGACGAACCTGATCCTCACATGCTTCGCGATCTTTTTGGGTTTGCATCGAAGAACCAATACAAGCTCGACCGTCCTTGTGAAGAGGCTAGAGGAGAGTTCTGGCGTGCTATACTGGATTTTGTGAAGAAGACGCCATCGGAGTTCCCTGAGCCTGAAAACAGAAAGAAGCGAAAGCTCGCCGAATTGCCAGTCGCACCAGTTCCCGCAGCACCAACGGGACCCACCAAAGCTGATCTCAAGGCCCAGAAGAAGAAAGATCATCAGACTCTGAACATGCTGAAGCTGCTCATACAGCCAGTCATGGACCAGATCAAGCTGAAGTACAGAAAGTTCAGAAACCATATTATTGATGAGAACACTATTGGATACTTGTATGACGAGCAAGACCCGATGGTGCTCTCTACAGACTTGACGGAAGAACAAAAGCAGCAACAGCTTCTCTTCCGACCTTTCGAGAAGGACACGGACGACAAAGGTAATGAAGGCTTGCGAGAACAGTCGACTGGCAAGTTCTACTACAATCTTGAGATTGTCACGATCGAAACTCGCTTGTCCAATGGCTACTACAAGCGGCCGAAGGACTTCCTCGGTGACATCAAGAAGTTGGCAAAGGATGCAAAGACCTCCGGCGATCAGGAACGCACATTGAAGGCGAATGAGATGCTGGCCAACGTTGAGGTTGACATGACTACTCTGGAGTCGCAGCATCCTGCGTTGATTGCGGAGTGCGAAGCGGTGTATCATCGTGAGCAGGAGCGCATCCAGAAAGCAGAGCAGAAGCGTGCAGAAGCGCAGGGTCGTGGCGAGACGGTGCCGAAGATCATCGCGAACGTGCCGCCGCAAGGCACCTCGAACACGACGACCGAGACCTCAGGTCCTGTCATGCTGGGTCAGGCGGTGCCTGGTCGGCAGCTATTCCCTACGACACCCAACAAGCCGCAGTATCCGCCATCGGTTCAATGGAGCACGACTCAAACAAACGGCAGCCACCCATCGCAGCATACGAATGGCTCGACAGTGCCCTCCAAACCACAGGAAGACTCCGAAATGCTTGATAGCCATGTCGAGACCCAGGAACACCAGCCTGCACAAACTGCACCTCCGCAGCGAGGCCAAGCGCAGAGCCCAGATCAAAGTCAGTCACAACCTCAAGGAGCGTACTACCACAAGATCGGTCAATCGCAACCGGCCGCAGGCGTACAGACAGAGCAGAACAGCGCTTCGACGGCCTCCGGCAACAAGACCAGTGACCGCAGCAGTGGCGGGTCCGTAAATACTACGAACTCGAACGGCGCAATTATGCACCCTGACTTCTCCATTTACGGAGCAGCCGGCGGCAGTAGTCAGCTCCCAGACACACAGCCACCATCTCTCGCGTCACAGCCAGGAGCCGGATCTCAGCACAACTCCAACAGCTCTGGCGGCTCTCAGCCCTCGGCCTCTTCCCAACAAATGGGACCACCTCAACCACGCCCCGCCACGCGTCCTCCCTCATTCGCCAACATCTCCAACATCCTCAACAAAGACGACGATGACGAGGAAGAAGGCACCACCCATGACGACATCGACGAGAGCATCTTACGCGCATCACAGAAATACATCCTAGACGCCGAGAGCTTGGAGCGGTTCCATGGCGAACTTGTGGAGAAGAGTTCAGGCTTGTCACTGGAACAGCTTGAACAAGTTAATGCGGCGCTTATGGATGTGATTTGGAGGCAGCGCGGAGAGTGGAATCGGGATTTGGTGTGGCATGAGGTGCAGCAGTGCTTTAATGATACGATTAGGGATATTGAGGAGTTGCAGGAGATTATGGATCCGA AATCGCTTGCTACGGCTTGA
- a CDS encoding Cytochrome P450 monooxygenase himC, whose product MLLPIFLALVFVYAGTILYKRQSLARRRKFFEEKHGCKPPRHVLGKPWWDQFGLVFLRGMIRAAGEHRVLAYHRSLLVERDTGGRGFSDFVNTSRFGTRKVLFTDDPENVKSALTRAEDFVVEPARLESFGPLLGKGIFTADGAHWQHSRNMLKPQFEKRQIMELEQFERHVPNLLANIPDDGGTVELQELFHNFTMDTSTEFLTGTSTKSLSTDEQGARAKDFVATFEKSMDDCTLHARVGRLYSLLPHFAAKRSHRLCRRYIGEWVDRAMAFKQRNGHEKAKKGEQYCFLNELVKHDEVDRTRAVNETMNILLAGRDTTASLLSHLFFHLAREPELDGQLPTYEQLRNMKYLRYCSQEALRLHPPVPILGKHAARDTFLPHGGGPTGLSPLFMAQGDIIVYNSYSMHRSTTLYSSDSNLFRPERWADPGLRPFWGYIPFGGGQRVCLGQQYALAEGYYVTVRLMQEFGRIERRGEVGWEERLTATLGCRDGVRVGLWRE is encoded by the exons ATGTTACTCCCCATCTTCCTCGCTTTGGTATTCGTCTATGCTGGGACCATTCTGTACAAGAGGCAGAGTCTCGCGCGACGTCGGAAATTCTTCGAGGAGAAACATGGCTGCAAACCGCCGAGACACGTCTTAGGAAAACCTTGGTGGGATCAGTTTGGGTTGGTGTTTTTGAGGGGGATGATTAGAGCGGCGGGTGAGCATAGAGTCCTGGCATATCATCGAAGCTTACTGGTGGAGCGGGATACAGGGGGAAGGGGGTTTAGTGATTTTGTTAATACTAGTCGGTTTGGGACGAGGAAGGTGTTATTCACGGACGATCCGGAGAATGTCAAGAGTGCGCTTACGAGGGCGGAAGATTTTGTCGTGGAGCCTGCGAGGCTGGAGTCGTTTGGGCCGCTTTTAGGGAAGGGGATTTTCACGGCTGATGGGGCGCATTGGCAGCATTCGAGGAATATGCTCAAGCCGCAGTTTGAGAAGCGGCAGATTATGGAGTTGGAGCAGTTTGAGAGGCATGTTCCCAATCTCTTGGCGAATATCCCGGATGATGGGGGGACGGTGGAGTTGCAGGAGCTGTTCCATAATTTTACCATGGATACGTCGACGGAGTTTTTGACGGGTACGAGCACGAAGTCGCTGAGTACGGATGAGCAGGGCGCCCGAGCGAAGGACTTCGTCGCGACTTTTGAGAAGAGTATGGATGACTGTACTCTCCACGCGAGAGTTGGCAGACTGTACAGTCTCCTCCCTCACTTCGCCGCGAAGCGGAGCCATAGACTTTGTCGTCGGTACATTGGAGAATGGGTCGACCGCGCTATGGCCTTCAAGCAGCGCAATGGTCACGAGAAGGCGAAGAAGGGCGAGCAATACTGCTTCCTCAACGAGCTGGTTAAACATGACGAAGTTGATCGGACCAGAGCTGTTAATGAGACGATGAATATCTTGCTAGCGGGGAGAGATACTACCGCGAGCCTCCTTAGCCATCTCTTCTTCCATCTCGCGCGCGAGCCGGAG CTTGACGGGCAACTTCCGACTTATGAGCAGTTGAGGAATATGAAGTACCTCCGCTATTGCTCACAAGAAG CCCTCCGCCTCCACCCTCCAGTCCCAATCCTCGGCAAACACGCCGCCCGGGACACATTCCTCCCGCACGGCGGCGGCCCCACCGGCCTCTCGCCCCTCTTCATGGCGCAAGGCGACATCATCGTCTACAACTCCTACTCCATGCACCGCTCCACGACCCTCTACAGCTCGGACTCCAACCTCTTCCGACCGGAGCGCTGGGCGGATCCTGGGTTGAGGCCGTTTTGGGGGTATATACCGTTTGGAGGGGGCCAACGAGTTTGTTTGGGCCAGCAGTATGCGTTGGCTGAGGGGTATTATGTTACGGTGCGTTTGATGCAGGAGTTTGGGAGGATTGAGAGGAGGGGAGAGGTGGGGTGGGAGGAGAGGTTGACGGCTACGTTGGGGTGTAGGGATGGGGTTCGGGTGGGGCTGTGGAGGGAGTAG